From the genome of Homalodisca vitripennis isolate AUS2020 chromosome 8, UT_GWSS_2.1, whole genome shotgun sequence, one region includes:
- the LOC124367560 gene encoding charged multivesicular body protein 6-A-like, which produces MGNIFGKKKVSKVTNHDKAVLQVKNQRDKLRQYQQRIEKKLQAERVLAKQLITDGKKERAKLLLRKKRFQEQLLEKTDGQLENLERMIHDLEFSQVELQVLDGLKVGNEALKKVNDMLNVEDVEKILEETREAVDKQKEIDELLSGVLTSEDEEAVEKEFDEMMALEEGAGDNMEVENVNLPDVPTDELPEPEKEAEKPQKKKIAVAAE; this is translated from the exons ATGGGTAATATTTTCGGAAAGAAGAAAGTGTCAAAAGTAACGAATCATGACAAGGCTGTACTG CAAGTCAAAAACCAACGTGACAAACTCCGTCAATACCAACAACGCATAGAGAAAAAGCTACAAGCTGAAAGAGTTCTTGCAAAGCAACTAATCACAGATGGCAAAAAAGA ACGAGCAAAATTGTTGCTTCGCAAAAAGCGATTCCAGGAGCAACTGCTGGAGAAGACAGATGGACAGTTGGAAAACCTGGAACGGATGATTCATGATCTGGAATTCTCACAAGTTGAATTACAG GTACTAGATGGACTAAAGGTTGGAAATGAGGCTCTGAAGAAGGTGAATGACATGTTGAATGTTGAAGATGTGGAAAAAATACTGGAAGAGACAAGAGAAGCTGTGGACAAACAAAAG GAAATCGATGAACTTCTCAGTGGTGTGCTCACAAGCGAAGATGAGGAAGCTGTGGAGAAAGAGTTTGACGAGATGATGGCGCTGGAGGAAGGTGCAGGAGACAATATGGAAGTGGAGAACGTCAACTTGCCTGATGTGCCAACTGACGAGTTACCAG AGCCAGAAAAGGAAGCAGAAAAACCGCAGAAGAAGAAAATTGCTGTTGCTGCTGAATAA